The Deltaproteobacteria bacterium genome window below encodes:
- a CDS encoding efflux RND transporter permease subunit, which produces MSERAREGATSPTPAAGAELAELARKMDFYRVTTSRPVAVLMVFLAVIVFGGFSARLLPLNLMPDISYPKLTVRTEYPGAAPAEVEDNVSRPLEELLGVVTGLTRIESISRAGTSDVVLEFAWNTDMDEASQDVLEKLDVVRPNLPDGVEQPLILRYDPTLDPVLTLSLAGEGDRFEANTGGRPEAALKLLRRLADREVRRLLEPVEGVAAVKIKGGLEEQIHVELDEGQLRRTGIGVKAITDRLAAENVNLAGGTMRDGRTRYLVRTVNEFRDEQDIGDIVIVRRNDRDVRLRDLATIRAGFRDRDVVTRVDGREAVEIEVYKEAEANIVDMAARVRERIDTKLKPRLLDDYGVDIALAADRSQFIESSIDEVRSTAVTGGALAVLILFLFLRDLRSTVIVGISIPVSVLVTFAPLQLFGVSLNIMSLGGLALGIGMLVDNSIVVLESIDRCRQEGDDLVRSTVRGTAEVGGAVVASTLTTVAVFFPMVFVEGIAGQMFGDLGLAVVFSLLASLAVALCLIPMLASRRRITELGAGLREQGGVAAGLRQIAVRWSSFTELVASLVAIRRGVWRLLLLPYTLLRFVLQLVFELIGKLLLLAMVLVGLVLAAVVWVAGRVFMLLARPILALFGAFISLFERGYPHVIRACLRNRVMVYVGLVGAMGFMAWGLQRLDTELVPELHQGEFTVELARPVGTPLAQTDEDISPIESQLLAEVPHLRQLTATIGSERDATDAGERGEHTARLRLDLERPAAPSLVEALRGGSATAQAARLEAEAREAVRRATDDVPDLRVNLTRPALFSFKAPVEVEVRGLELDDLARATEAVAERMRGIEGLHDVEASIHPGSPEVHIIYDRDKLARAGLDIRTVAELVRDKVQGNDASSLRRRDRKVPIFVRLAGIRDASVEELRTLVVNPGGAHPIPLSAVAEIELGRGPNEIRRVGQQRVGLVTANVEGVGLGSIAARIGASVDALALPAGVTTAITGQSEEWETSQDSLWLALGLSVFLVYVIMAAQFESLIYPFIILFTIPLALVGVVGALLLLHMPLSIVVFLGAILLAGIVVNNAIVLVDYVGQLKARGMPTDEALAVAGQVRLRPILMTTLTTVLGLVPMAMGLGDGAEIRMPMAITVIAGLSLSTLLTLIVIPTLYAGVDGLASRLRPRSPALRLRDELAALRPEQLRPEDDDDATP; this is translated from the coding sequence ATGAGCGAGCGGGCGCGCGAGGGCGCCACCTCGCCCACGCCCGCCGCCGGTGCCGAGCTGGCCGAGCTCGCGCGCAAGATGGACTTCTACCGCGTGACCACCTCGCGCCCGGTCGCGGTGCTGATGGTGTTCCTCGCGGTCATCGTGTTCGGTGGCTTCAGCGCGCGACTGCTGCCGCTGAACCTGATGCCGGACATCAGCTACCCCAAGCTGACCGTGCGCACCGAGTACCCCGGCGCCGCGCCGGCCGAGGTCGAAGACAACGTCTCGCGGCCGCTCGAGGAGCTGCTCGGCGTGGTCACGGGCTTGACCCGCATCGAGAGCATCTCGCGCGCGGGCACCAGCGACGTCGTGCTCGAGTTCGCGTGGAACACGGACATGGACGAGGCCTCGCAGGACGTGCTCGAGAAGCTCGACGTCGTGCGGCCGAATCTGCCCGACGGCGTCGAGCAGCCGCTCATCCTGCGCTACGACCCGACCCTCGATCCGGTCCTGACGCTGTCGCTCGCCGGCGAGGGCGACCGCTTCGAGGCCAACACCGGCGGTCGCCCGGAGGCCGCGCTCAAGCTGCTGCGGCGACTGGCCGATCGCGAGGTCCGGCGCCTGCTCGAGCCGGTCGAGGGCGTCGCGGCGGTCAAGATCAAGGGCGGCCTCGAGGAGCAGATCCACGTCGAACTCGACGAGGGCCAGCTGCGGCGCACCGGCATCGGTGTGAAGGCCATCACCGACCGCCTCGCCGCCGAGAACGTCAACCTCGCCGGCGGCACCATGCGCGACGGCCGGACGCGCTACCTGGTGCGTACGGTCAACGAGTTCCGCGACGAGCAGGACATCGGCGACATCGTGATCGTCCGACGCAACGACCGCGACGTGCGGCTGCGCGACCTCGCGACCATCCGCGCCGGCTTTCGCGACCGCGACGTCGTCACGCGGGTCGACGGCCGCGAGGCGGTCGAGATCGAGGTCTACAAGGAGGCCGAGGCCAACATCGTCGACATGGCCGCGCGCGTGCGCGAGCGCATCGACACCAAGCTGAAGCCGCGGCTGCTCGACGACTATGGCGTCGACATTGCGCTGGCGGCCGACCGCTCGCAGTTCATCGAGTCGAGCATCGACGAGGTCCGCAGCACCGCGGTGACCGGCGGCGCGCTCGCGGTGCTCATCCTCTTCCTGTTCCTGCGGGACCTGCGGAGCACCGTCATCGTCGGCATCTCGATCCCGGTGTCGGTGCTGGTCACGTTCGCGCCGCTGCAGCTGTTCGGGGTCTCGCTGAACATCATGTCGCTCGGCGGGCTGGCGCTCGGGATCGGCATGCTGGTCGACAACTCGATCGTGGTGCTCGAGTCGATCGATCGCTGCCGGCAGGAGGGCGACGATCTGGTCCGCTCGACCGTGCGCGGCACCGCCGAGGTCGGCGGTGCAGTGGTGGCCTCGACGCTCACCACGGTGGCGGTGTTCTTCCCGATGGTGTTCGTCGAGGGCATCGCCGGGCAGATGTTTGGCGACCTCGGGCTCGCGGTGGTGTTCAGCCTGCTGGCGTCGCTGGCGGTGGCGCTGTGCTTGATCCCGATGCTGGCGTCGCGGCGGCGGATCACCGAGCTGGGCGCGGGCCTGCGCGAGCAGGGCGGGGTTGCGGCGGGCCTGCGACAGATCGCCGTGCGATGGAGCAGCTTCACCGAGTTGGTCGCGTCGCTGGTCGCGATTCGGCGCGGCGTCTGGCGACTGCTGCTGCTGCCGTACACGCTGCTGCGCTTCGTGCTGCAGCTGGTGTTCGAGCTGATCGGCAAGCTGTTGCTGCTCGCGATGGTGCTGGTGGGCCTGGTGCTGGCCGCGGTCGTGTGGGTGGCCGGGCGGGTGTTCATGCTGCTCGCGCGGCCGATCCTGGCGCTGTTCGGCGCCTTCATCTCGCTGTTCGAGCGCGGCTATCCCCACGTCATCCGCGCGTGTCTACGCAACCGCGTGATGGTCTACGTCGGCCTGGTCGGCGCGATGGGCTTCATGGCCTGGGGCCTGCAGCGACTCGACACCGAGCTGGTGCCGGAGCTGCACCAAGGCGAGTTCACCGTCGAGCTCGCGCGCCCGGTCGGCACGCCGCTGGCGCAGACCGACGAGGACATCTCGCCCATCGAGTCGCAGCTGCTGGCCGAGGTGCCGCACCTGCGACAGCTGACCGCGACCATCGGCAGCGAGCGCGATGCCACCGACGCCGGCGAGCGCGGCGAACACACCGCGCGGCTTCGCCTCGATCTCGAGCGGCCGGCCGCGCCCTCGCTGGTCGAGGCGCTGCGGGGCGGCAGCGCGACCGCCCAGGCTGCGCGGCTCGAGGCCGAGGCGCGCGAGGCCGTGCGTCGCGCGACCGACGACGTGCCCGACCTGCGGGTGAACCTCACGCGCCCGGCGTTGTTCTCCTTCAAGGCGCCGGTCGAGGTCGAGGTCCGCGGCCTCGAGCTCGACGATCTGGCGCGCGCAACCGAGGCGGTCGCCGAGCGCATGCGCGGCATCGAGGGCCTGCACGACGTCGAGGCCTCGATCCACCCCGGCAGCCCCGAGGTCCACATCATCTACGACCGCGACAAACTCGCGCGCGCCGGGCTCGACATCCGCACCGTCGCCGAACTCGTGCGCGACAAGGTCCAGGGCAACGACGCCAGCTCGCTGCGCCGCCGCGATCGCAAGGTGCCGATCTTCGTGCGCCTGGCGGGGATCCGCGACGCCTCGGTGGAGGAGCTGCGCACGCTGGTGGTGAACCCCGGCGGTGCCCACCCGATCCCACTGTCGGCGGTCGCGGAGATCGAGCTCGGCCGTGGCCCCAACGAGATCCGTCGCGTCGGACAGCAGCGGGTCGGGCTCGTCACGGCCAACGTCGAGGGCGTCGGGCTGGGTTCCATCGCCGCACGCATCGGTGCCAGCGTCGACGCGCTCGCGCTGCCGGCGGGGGTCACCACCGCGATCACGGGGCAGAGCGAGGAGTGGGAGACCTCGCAGGACTCGCTGTGGCTGGCGCTGGGCCTGTCGGTGTTCCTGGTCTACGTGATCATGGCCGCGCAGTTCGAGAGCCTGATCTACCCGTTCATCATCCTCTTCACGATCCCGCTGGCGCTGGTCGGCGTCGTCGGGGCGCTGCTGCTGCTGCACATGCCGCTGTCGATCGTGGTGTTCCTCGGCGCGATCCTGCTGGCGGGCATCGTGGTCAACAACGCGATCGTGCTGGTGGACTACGTCGGGCAGCTCAAGGCCCGCGGCATGCCCACCGACGAGGCGCTCGCGGTCGCGGGGCAGGTGCGCCTGCGGCCGATCCTGATGACCACGCTGACCACCGTGCTGGGGCTGGTGCCGATGGCGATGGGCCTGGGCGACGGCGCGGAGATCCGCATGCCGATGGCGATCACCGTGATCGCCGGGCTGTCGCTGTCGACCCTGCTCACGCTGATCGTGATCCCGACGCTGTACGCCGGCGTCGATGGCCTCGCCAGCCGCCTGCGCCCGCGTAGTCCGGCGCTGCGACTGCGCGACGAACTCGCTGCGCTGCGACCCGAACAACTGCGCCCCGAGGACGACGACGACGCGACGCCCTGA